In Glycine max cultivar Williams 82 chromosome 7, Glycine_max_v4.0, whole genome shotgun sequence, a single window of DNA contains:
- the LOC100779255 gene encoding uncharacterized protein LOC100779255 isoform 2 (isoform 2 is encoded by transcript variant 2) — MTQQRDRVPDSMETQYEESEKDESSSAYSSSEDEEEEEIEKELADVTFEELQKARSNGTHAFFQKPKEDKKLKRANKNRPMEASSKKPVSGFREVIQAPKKVVRDPRFESLCGKLDPEGFRKRYNFLYENDLPAERQALKKELKKYKDPKRINEIEERVSWIDKQLKSDSAKHIDAEILAKHKKKEREATKQGKRPFYLKKSEIRKQRLIEKYNHLKSSGKLEAFVEKRRRRNAAKDHRYMPYRRSGDVE, encoded by the exons ATGACTCAG CAAAGAGACAGAGTCCCAGATTCCATGGAAACCCAGTACGAGGAGAGTGAGAAAGACGAGTCTTCTTCTGCTTATAGTTCCTCAGAAGAT gaagaggaggaagagaTAGAGAAGGAGCTGGCTGATGTAACATTTGAGGAGTTGCAGAAAGCTCGCTCGAATGGGACACATGCATTTTTCCAGAAACccaaagaagacaaaaaattaaaaagggccAACAAGAATAG GCCAATGGAGGCTAGTAGCAAGAAGCCAGTTTCTGGGTTTAGAGAGGTCATCCAAGCTCCAAAGAAG GTTGTACGTGATCCACGATTTGAATCTCTTTGCGGTAAACTTGACCCTGAAGG GTTTAGGAAGAGATATAATTTCTTGTATGAAAATGATCTTCCTGCTGAAAGACAG GCTCTTAAAAaggaattgaaaaaatataaagaccCGAAGCGCataaatgaaatagaagaaCGTGTATCATGGATT GATAAACAATTGAAGTCTGATTCAGCGAAGCATATTGATGCAGAAATATTGGCCAAgcacaaaaagaaagagagagaagcaaCAAAGCAGGGAAAACGTCCCTTTTATCTCAAGAAAT CTGAAATACGGAAGCAAAGgcttattgaaaaatataaccaTCTAAAG TCATCTGGCAAACTTGAAGCATTTGTTGAgaaaaggaggaggaggaatgCTGCAAAGGACCATAGATACATGCCATATCGTAGATCTGGTGATGTGGAATAG
- the LOC100779255 gene encoding uncharacterized protein LOC100779255 isoform 1 (isoform 1 is encoded by transcript variant 1): MTQKQRDRVPDSMETQYEESEKDESSSAYSSSEDEEEEEIEKELADVTFEELQKARSNGTHAFFQKPKEDKKLKRANKNRPMEASSKKPVSGFREVIQAPKKVVRDPRFESLCGKLDPEGFRKRYNFLYENDLPAERQALKKELKKYKDPKRINEIEERVSWIDKQLKSDSAKHIDAEILAKHKKKEREATKQGKRPFYLKKSEIRKQRLIEKYNHLKSSGKLEAFVEKRRRRNAAKDHRYMPYRRSGDVE, from the exons ATGACTCAG AAGCAAAGAGACAGAGTCCCAGATTCCATGGAAACCCAGTACGAGGAGAGTGAGAAAGACGAGTCTTCTTCTGCTTATAGTTCCTCAGAAGAT gaagaggaggaagagaTAGAGAAGGAGCTGGCTGATGTAACATTTGAGGAGTTGCAGAAAGCTCGCTCGAATGGGACACATGCATTTTTCCAGAAACccaaagaagacaaaaaattaaaaagggccAACAAGAATAG GCCAATGGAGGCTAGTAGCAAGAAGCCAGTTTCTGGGTTTAGAGAGGTCATCCAAGCTCCAAAGAAG GTTGTACGTGATCCACGATTTGAATCTCTTTGCGGTAAACTTGACCCTGAAGG GTTTAGGAAGAGATATAATTTCTTGTATGAAAATGATCTTCCTGCTGAAAGACAG GCTCTTAAAAaggaattgaaaaaatataaagaccCGAAGCGCataaatgaaatagaagaaCGTGTATCATGGATT GATAAACAATTGAAGTCTGATTCAGCGAAGCATATTGATGCAGAAATATTGGCCAAgcacaaaaagaaagagagagaagcaaCAAAGCAGGGAAAACGTCCCTTTTATCTCAAGAAAT CTGAAATACGGAAGCAAAGgcttattgaaaaatataaccaTCTAAAG TCATCTGGCAAACTTGAAGCATTTGTTGAgaaaaggaggaggaggaatgCTGCAAAGGACCATAGATACATGCCATATCGTAGATCTGGTGATGTGGAATAG